From Verrucomicrobiota bacterium, a single genomic window includes:
- a CDS encoding carboxypeptidase regulatory-like domain-containing protein, translated as MKYEALRLTYTGTIGIVHVERETVCSAQGIAILELPAGRWGLEVVPTESEPYWGIHEFDIAEGNTEVETEFPVHKTSLRDVEVTVLYESDEKPIAAATVLVSTFRKIDRCEVAGVTDAKGILKMEGLWAHEKYRLMIHDERLPGFRSTVIGPKEMEASALVWRVHVPPPSTPVTVQLFVRDGDERIPFTVQRAEAELGEIKTRYLDCVGALVDPQSQTLSPYCGDAREQIDADGKCVIEGLRPGTYLVRNVRIRTATMFLERKYYFPVDGDISFTVPEEVTDGIQIETVVAAEPVHIRLDGRVIDTWKAEPLPDVTVKAELLAPVDAAHAQTTEVKTRKDGTFVLELEPAIYKISVQQEGFAGASEVIYMLPGKSVELRVHPVFTVKGSVAFEGAPAASAQVTLSKGDQEFLDLSDEEGVFEIEDVPPGRYLLLVLLRGFPTYAREVQITQDANLDVALDRGVTLSGTVTTGETVEAKRALVLLFVDVETRIAEACVTVSADGQYRTAVGKKQLAVYVSVNKQWYALGKLTVDKDEMTQDFHVTKETLEKPLDRGDVFLH; from the coding sequence GTGAAGTACGAGGCCCTGCGCCTGACCTATACAGGCACGATAGGCATCGTGCACGTTGAGCGGGAAACCGTCTGCAGCGCGCAGGGAATCGCGATCCTCGAGCTTCCGGCCGGGAGGTGGGGGCTGGAGGTCGTCCCGACGGAATCCGAGCCGTACTGGGGCATCCACGAATTCGACATCGCCGAGGGCAACACAGAGGTTGAAACCGAGTTCCCTGTGCACAAGACGAGCCTGCGCGATGTGGAAGTCACGGTTCTGTACGAGTCGGACGAGAAGCCGATAGCAGCGGCGACCGTTCTTGTCTCGACCTTTCGCAAGATAGACCGTTGCGAAGTGGCGGGGGTCACCGACGCCAAGGGCATTCTCAAGATGGAGGGGTTGTGGGCGCATGAGAAGTACCGCTTGATGATACACGACGAGCGCTTGCCGGGTTTCCGGAGCACGGTCATCGGTCCGAAGGAGATGGAGGCCAGTGCTCTGGTCTGGCGCGTGCATGTGCCGCCGCCCTCGACGCCGGTCACCGTTCAGCTCTTCGTCAGAGACGGCGATGAACGGATCCCCTTCACTGTGCAGAGAGCCGAGGCGGAACTCGGTGAGATCAAAACGCGCTATCTGGACTGCGTCGGGGCTCTCGTCGACCCGCAAAGCCAGACCCTCAGTCCTTACTGTGGCGACGCGCGCGAGCAGATCGACGCGGACGGCAAGTGCGTCATTGAGGGGCTGAGACCTGGAACGTACCTTGTGCGCAATGTCCGAATCCGGACAGCCACCATGTTCCTTGAGCGGAAGTACTACTTCCCCGTTGACGGAGACATCAGCTTCACCGTTCCGGAGGAAGTCACGGACGGCATCCAGATCGAGACGGTTGTTGCGGCCGAGCCAGTCCATATCCGACTCGACGGGAGGGTCATCGATACGTGGAAGGCGGAACCCCTTCCGGACGTGACGGTGAAGGCCGAACTCCTTGCCCCCGTGGACGCCGCTCATGCGCAGACAACTGAAGTGAAGACACGCAAGGACGGGACGTTCGTGCTGGAACTGGAGCCGGCGATCTATAAGATCAGCGTTCAGCAGGAAGGCTTCGCGGGAGCGTCCGAGGTGATCTACATGCTGCCCGGCAAGTCGGTTGAGCTCCGCGTGCATCCCGTTTTCACGGTGAAGGGTTCAGTGGCCTTCGAGGGTGCGCCCGCGGCCTCGGCGCAGGTCACGCTGTCCAAAGGCGACCAGGAGTTTCTGGATCTCTCCGACGAGGAAGGGGTCTTCGAGATCGAGGACGTCCCCCCCGGGCGCTATCTTCTTCTCGTGCTCTTACGAGGGTTCCCCACCTATGCACGCGAAGTCCAGATCACACAAGACGCCAATCTGGATGTGGCGCTGGACCGCGGTGTGACGCTCTCGGGCACAGTCACCACTGGAGAGACGGTTGAGGCCAAACGTGCGCTCGTCCTGTTGTTTGTCGATGTCGAGACGCGCATCGCGGAGGCGTGCGTCACGGTGTCTGCTGACGGCCAGTACCGCACGGCCGTGGGCAAGAAACAACTGGCCGTGTACGTGTCCGTCAACAAGCAGTGGTACGCGCTGGGGAAGCTCACGGTCGACAAGGACGAGATGACCCAGGACTTCCACGTCACCAAAGAGACGCTCGAGAAGCCACTCGATCGCGGCGACGTCTTTCTGCATTAG
- a CDS encoding carboxypeptidase regulatory-like domain-containing protein, which translates to MTISLMLEGGAGREPLEARVDLDFLSSRKAAGATSDQTGVIHVDLEPGTWWVMRRPTKSQPYWLARTALEVPVGRKELRSEVILQETRLVDLHGTLISDTDGTPVAGVLIWRKNLSGDRYSQVGVTDREGRFSIQNVWEHEVRELMLRHTDVDGQQKRAVSAEELKTGQITWKVPVLPPAPVIRIRLMGVRDGKRVPLTEGFTGRTWDKEFLPVLRCAPVLRDRESGNVTGLGTPRSHEIDERGVCLIKRLPSAEFVIQSLEVGVPGSREATAYYPVAGDMGFVVPTEGAAVVEVETVLAPEPLEFTIRGKVLDQSTALPAAGARIQAGVSSGLGLSSKTTTTDRDGTFSLRVPPSFVELYVEGVGFVPASESLYVTSDTSAEFQLERIYVYAGCVVDLDGVPVQLASLLLEREGQHWQSNSDRQGQFLFGSLPPGEYSLHVTGPTHFPVRQEIKVTGDVRDATVTLEKGAVLTGHLRFDQGIRPNACLSLLFVDSETLCVDSLGLVDEAARHGSLVRKKRLTVYLQQHEGKDADSKVVALYELGELTVDKDETTQDFHVTKQMLEKPLDREEVPFH; encoded by the coding sequence GTGACCATATCTCTGATGCTGGAGGGAGGCGCGGGCAGGGAACCGTTGGAGGCACGTGTCGACTTGGACTTCCTGAGCTCACGGAAGGCTGCAGGTGCAACGAGCGACCAGACTGGCGTTATCCACGTCGATCTTGAGCCCGGCACATGGTGGGTAATGAGGCGGCCAACGAAGTCCCAGCCGTACTGGCTCGCACGAACGGCCCTGGAAGTGCCCGTGGGTAGAAAGGAGCTTCGCTCTGAGGTGATCCTTCAAGAGACGCGTCTCGTCGATCTCCATGGGACGCTCATCAGCGACACCGACGGGACTCCCGTGGCCGGTGTGTTGATCTGGAGGAAGAATCTCAGCGGTGATCGGTACTCGCAGGTTGGCGTGACCGACCGTGAGGGAAGATTCTCGATCCAGAACGTCTGGGAGCACGAAGTGCGCGAGCTCATGCTTCGTCACACGGACGTCGACGGCCAGCAGAAGCGGGCGGTCTCGGCCGAGGAGCTCAAGACGGGACAAATCACGTGGAAGGTTCCCGTTCTGCCCCCCGCGCCTGTCATCCGAATTCGGCTCATGGGCGTGAGAGACGGCAAACGCGTTCCGCTGACCGAGGGCTTCACGGGTAGAACCTGGGACAAGGAGTTCCTTCCTGTCCTCCGCTGCGCGCCTGTGCTCAGGGACCGGGAATCTGGCAACGTAACGGGCCTCGGCACGCCACGATCCCATGAGATCGACGAGCGGGGCGTCTGCCTCATCAAGCGTCTGCCGTCGGCTGAGTTCGTCATTCAGTCTCTCGAAGTCGGTGTTCCCGGAAGCCGGGAGGCGACGGCCTACTACCCCGTGGCCGGGGACATGGGTTTCGTCGTGCCGACGGAGGGAGCTGCCGTCGTCGAGGTTGAAACGGTCTTGGCTCCCGAGCCCCTGGAGTTCACGATCAGGGGGAAGGTACTAGATCAGTCCACGGCGTTGCCAGCGGCTGGTGCGAGAATACAGGCAGGTGTGTCCAGCGGCCTCGGTCTTTCTTCAAAGACGACGACAACCGACAGGGATGGGACGTTCAGTCTGCGTGTACCCCCGTCCTTTGTCGAGCTATACGTCGAGGGCGTCGGGTTCGTGCCGGCATCGGAATCGCTTTACGTCACCAGTGACACGTCGGCCGAGTTTCAGCTCGAGCGCATCTACGTCTACGCTGGTTGCGTCGTGGATCTCGACGGGGTTCCCGTCCAACTCGCGTCGCTGTTGCTCGAGCGGGAGGGGCAGCACTGGCAGTCGAACTCGGACCGACAAGGCCAGTTTCTTTTCGGATCTTTGCCGCCAGGCGAGTACTCGCTGCATGTTACCGGACCAACGCACTTCCCCGTGCGACAGGAGATCAAGGTGACCGGAGACGTGAGGGACGCAACAGTCACCCTCGAGAAGGGCGCCGTGCTCACAGGTCATCTTCGTTTTGACCAGGGAATCCGGCCGAATGCTTGTCTCAGTCTTCTCTTCGTCGATTCTGAGACCCTGTGCGTCGACAGCCTTGGCCTGGTCGATGAGGCGGCCCGACATGGTTCCCTCGTCCGGAAGAAGCGTCTCACCGTGTACCTGCAACAGCACGAAGGCAAGGACGCGGACAGCAAGGTCGTGGCGTTGTACGAGCTTGGCGAGCTCACGGTCGACAAGGATGAGACCACCCAGGATTTCCACGTCACCAAGCAGATGCTCGAGAAGCCACTCGACCGCGAGGAGGTCCCGTTCCATTAG
- a CDS encoding carboxypeptidase regulatory-like domain-containing protein: protein MLDAVRLVVAALIGIGILATAGPGRPAAPEGDACAVRIELRILDENGVERALPERVPLTILQADGQRVAFPQTNAQGVVEVTLPAGTYRIRKDPYPTTPFWAEQALEVEPGTESLNAKLLVAKTSVVSLEVKVLSEEDGTPVPKARVSFTPDGEPHGCSAWTDSDGEATIANFWGHRGGILKATGRSIQDTEMRLSPAELARGSVVLRAKPSAPEPVVRATVRIEMESGASIPLEQALPGGGLPDDYAISLDAVKGETSADGLPTGALRPAGSFFEDGAVTLLGVYPGEYVIGNLTVTRRDDRKKVGTYYPVGGALTFSVPQEGAPVIEIETVFSGERKTFKVKGRVTAGQPPAGVAGARVTADGSLVDDAPQAVTAEDGSFELDAYPSFRAFRVEADGFATRVLGTYALPERAVEIQLSAVYSIEGVLAGPSGEPVPGANVSVYGARPIKEGVFSGKEGEFRIVGLPSGTYMLAAVTENLFSGVHKVEVSSNAAGLQIPLERGVRLTGSFKADEAVLEDRSTLLVFAYATSKVAVAWVQIDNDGKYTIHVPAARLLVYLLSGPGPRSSDMSVSWYALGEINPSGDQDGVDFHVTKETLEKPLDREEIPF from the coding sequence ATGCTTGATGCAGTTCGGCTCGTTGTGGCGGCGCTGATTGGGATAGGTATCCTGGCCACTGCCGGTCCGGGTAGACCTGCGGCGCCCGAGGGGGATGCGTGCGCGGTGCGGATCGAGCTTCGCATCCTCGATGAGAACGGCGTCGAGAGAGCCTTACCAGAACGTGTCCCGCTTACGATCCTGCAAGCCGATGGGCAACGCGTCGCGTTTCCGCAGACAAACGCGCAAGGCGTTGTCGAAGTTACGTTACCGGCAGGCACCTACCGGATCAGGAAAGATCCATACCCGACAACGCCATTCTGGGCCGAGCAAGCCCTGGAAGTCGAGCCTGGCACAGAATCTCTGAACGCCAAGCTGCTGGTCGCAAAGACGAGTGTCGTGAGTCTCGAGGTGAAAGTGCTGAGCGAAGAGGATGGGACTCCCGTGCCGAAAGCCCGAGTGTCCTTCACGCCCGATGGTGAGCCCCATGGCTGCAGCGCCTGGACGGACAGCGATGGGGAAGCGACCATTGCCAACTTCTGGGGCCACAGAGGCGGCATACTCAAGGCAACCGGCAGGTCAATCCAGGATACGGAGATGCGGCTGAGCCCTGCCGAGCTCGCGCGGGGATCTGTTGTTCTCAGAGCCAAGCCTTCTGCTCCAGAGCCCGTCGTGCGCGCCACGGTGCGCATTGAGATGGAGAGCGGTGCGAGCATACCCCTTGAGCAGGCGCTGCCCGGCGGGGGCTTGCCCGATGACTACGCCATTAGTCTTGATGCCGTCAAGGGCGAGACAAGCGCCGATGGCTTGCCGACAGGCGCCCTGAGGCCCGCAGGATCTTTCTTCGAGGACGGCGCGGTCACGTTATTGGGCGTCTATCCAGGAGAGTACGTGATCGGTAATCTCACCGTGACGCGACGCGACGATCGGAAGAAAGTGGGCACCTACTACCCGGTGGGCGGTGCACTGACCTTCAGCGTGCCGCAAGAGGGCGCTCCCGTCATCGAGATCGAGACCGTCTTCTCCGGTGAGCGGAAGACGTTCAAGGTCAAGGGAAGAGTAACCGCCGGCCAACCGCCTGCCGGCGTCGCGGGCGCACGTGTCACGGCCGATGGTTCGCTGGTGGACGACGCCCCGCAGGCTGTGACGGCTGAGGACGGTTCGTTCGAGCTGGACGCCTACCCGTCGTTCCGGGCCTTTCGGGTCGAGGCCGATGGCTTCGCCACGCGCGTGCTGGGGACGTATGCGTTGCCGGAGCGGGCAGTGGAGATTCAGCTCAGCGCCGTGTACTCGATAGAAGGCGTTCTGGCCGGCCCGTCGGGCGAGCCCGTGCCCGGGGCCAACGTCTCCGTCTACGGTGCCAGACCGATCAAGGAGGGCGTTTTCTCCGGCAAGGAGGGCGAGTTCAGAATCGTCGGGCTGCCGTCGGGCACCTACATGCTCGCGGCCGTGACCGAGAACCTCTTCTCAGGGGTCCATAAGGTCGAGGTGTCCTCCAATGCAGCCGGCCTGCAGATCCCGCTCGAGCGCGGCGTTCGCCTCACGGGCTCCTTCAAAGCTGACGAGGCCGTTCTCGAGGACCGATCGACGCTCCTCGTGTTCGCCTACGCCACTTCCAAGGTGGCCGTCGCGTGGGTGCAGATTGATAACGACGGCAAGTATACAATCCACGTGCCCGCCGCCCGCCTGCTGGTCTACCTGTTGTCGGGTCCTGGTCCTCGGTCGTCCGACATGTCGGTGAGCTGGTACGCACTCGGCGAGATCAATCCAAGCGGCGACCAGGATGGGGTTGACTTCCACGTCACCAAAGAGACGCTCGAGAAGCCGCTCGACCGCGAGGAGATCCCGTTCTAG